The Cottoperca gobio chromosome 22, fCotGob3.1, whole genome shotgun sequence genome contains a region encoding:
- the pkdccb gene encoding extracellular tyrosine-protein kinase PKDCC, with translation MPGMGNSLCAAALLAFVVLSILVSLLISSVQQFGARISNFSNATVAVDEEEFASLRGALIYQLNERRNEIIPLLLPEDDTNGLSGPFYQHDQTQNSHLDYSLWNEITHGSRKAHMDEMDCESLVDMQAVEVLGSGYTKLVVKVNLAGGQPVALKLVNEQGIDMGKCVEDFKDPRGCRELVSYKLKKEIVLLQRLQHPNVIKLKGHCAGDAGGEGGRVTVILEQGNPLQMIQLLQSPWEDRFRVCLDLVRLLHFLSQSPLGSVALLDFQPRQFVTVSGELKLTDLDDASAEETSCQTHADCTLQFPHRNFTLPCSAQGVCGGLNEKRNIYNAYRYFFTYLLPHQAPPGFTHLVDHIMNSTGELKADINQTLEAFEHILLLYKSGLHLDNLPPSIIRDYTVMRGMGTSGNAEYRCWPSYSQQGCVLSVHSAREAAYICNSHSQCNSFTLTGKKTWTGRLLASFRSSFSHLVPDGTSEVYVKKAKALETSTV, from the exons ATGCCTGGGATGGGCAACTCTTTATGCGCGGCTGCCCTCCTGGCTTTCGTGGTTCTTTCTATTCTGGTGTCACTCTTGATTAGCAGCGTGCAGCAATTTGGAGCGAGAATATCTAACTTTTCCAATGCAACTGTTGCTGTTGATGAGGAGGAGTTCGCGTCGCTCCGCGGGGCGTTGATTTACCAACTCAACGAGAGGCGCAACGAAATTATTCCGCTGCTTTTACCTGAGGATGATACAAACGGACTATCCGGACCTTTTTACCAGCATGATCAAACACAAAACTCCCATTTGGATTACAGTCTGTGGAATGAGATCACTCATGGCTCCAGGAAAGCGCATATGGATGAAATGGATTGCGAGTCTCTGGTGGACATGCAGGCGGTGGAGGTCCTCGGGTCTGGATACACCAAGCTGGTTGTCAAAGTGAATCTAGCCGGAGGTCAGCCTGTGGCGTTAAAACTCGTCAATGAGCAGGGGATCGACATGGGAAAGTGTGTGGAGGATTTTAAAGATCCTCGAGGCTGCCGTGAGCTCGTTTCTTACAAGTTGAAGAAAGAAATAGTCCTGTTGCAGAGGCTGCAGCATCCAAACGTCATCAAG CTCAAAGGCCACTgtgcaggagatgcaggaggagaggggggaagagTCACAGTCATTCTGGAGCAGGGGAATCCTCTCCAGATGATCCAGCTGCTCCAGAGTCCCTGGGAGGACAGATTCAGG gtgtgtctggACCTGGTCAggctcctccacttcctctcccAGTCTCCTCTGGGCTCCGTGGCTCTGCTGGACTTCCAGCCCCGGCAGTTTGTCACAGTGTCTGGCGAGCTGAAGCTCACAGACCTGGATGACGCAAGCGCAGAGGAGACATCCTGTCAGACGCACGCAGACTGCACCCTCCAGTTTCCACACAGAAATTTCACTCTGCCATGCTCGGCACAGGGAGTGTGTGGGGGCTTGAATGAGAAGAGGAACATTTACAACGCCTATAG GTATTTCTTCACCTACCTGCTGCCTCACCAGGCCCCGCCCGGCTTCACACACCTGGTAGACCACATCATGAACTCCACAG GGGAGCTGAAAGCTGACATCAATCAAACGCTGGAGGCCTTTGAACACATCCTGCTCCTCTACAAGTCTGGCCTGCACCTGGACAACCTGCCTCCATCAATAATCAGAG ATTACACCGTGATGCGAGGTATGGGGACCTCTGGGAATGCGGAGTACCGCTGTTGGCCGTCCTACAGCCAGCAGGGCTGCGTGCTGTCTGTCCACAGCGCCAGAGAGGCAGCGTACATCTGTAACTCCCACTCTCAGTGCAACAGCTTCACTCTGACCGGGAAGAAGACATGGACGG GTCGCCTCCTGGCCTCCTTCAGGAGCAGCTTCAGTCATCTGGTGCCCGATGGGACATCAGAGGTGTATGTGAAGAAAGCCAAAGCTCTTGAAACTTCCACAGTGTGA